Part of the candidate division WOR-3 bacterium genome is shown below.
GCGGTATTTGGGTAAAATTCCATATGGAAGTTATCAAACTCACCGAAAAAGATCATCATCACTGGGAAGAATTTGTAAAAAAGGCAAACAACGGAACAATCTTTCATACCCTGAAATTCTTAAGTTACCATCCGCCAGAAAGGTTCAAAAGTCATCATCTCTTGATAAAGGAAAAAGAAAAAATCATTGCTCTTTTTCCAGCCGTTATTGAAGATAAAACTATCATCTCCCATAAAGGTGCCTCCTACGGCGGGTTTGTTTTGAAATCGGGATTAGGAATCCATGAGATCTACCTGGCAGTAGGGCATCTTTTAGAATTTTTAAAAAAAGAAGGCATTAAAAAAATTCTACTCACCCAGACACCGCTCGTTTATTATCGTGAACCGAATCAATACATTGACTTTGCATTAATGAAGCATGGGTTTATCTACCGGAAACGGGAAATAACTTCCGTCATATCGCTTGATAGTGCCGAACCATTATTCACATTCCATCCCGATGCCCGGCGGTCGACAAAAAAAGCCGTAAGAGAAGGTGTGCTGGTTAAAATCTCGGATGACCTTGCTCAGTATTATGGCATATTAAAAAACAATCTCAGCATGCGTCACAATGTTTC
Proteins encoded:
- a CDS encoding GNAT family N-acetyltransferase, whose translation is MEVIKLTEKDHHHWEEFVKKANNGTIFHTLKFLSYHPPERFKSHHLLIKEKEKIIALFPAVIEDKTIISHKGASYGGFVLKSGLGIHEIYLAVGHLLEFLKKEGIKKILLTQTPLVYYREPNQYIDFALMKHGFIYRKREITSVISLDSAEPLFTFHPDARRSTKKAVREGVLVKISDDLAQYYGILKNNLSMRHNVSPTHTLQELLKLKNMFPNEIILFGAYLKERMIGGMVIFVTNPQVILAFYISHDNNYQAYRPVNLLFYEVIKWARLKGFKYFDLGTFTLNMEPNWGLARFKENFNARGFLRDTYEREL